Proteins from a single region of Ananas comosus cultivar F153 linkage group 3, ASM154086v1, whole genome shotgun sequence:
- the LOC109707948 gene encoding auxin-responsive protein SAUR50-like produces MAIRKCSSNKLPQGTTLKQILKRCSSLGRKQGVGGGDDKLPQDVPKGHFAVYVGEHRSRFIVPISYLSHPEFQTLLRRAEEEFGFDHDMGLTIPCEEVVFRELIASAVM; encoded by the coding sequence ATGGCCATAAGGAAGtgctcctccaacaagctcccaCAAGGCACAACTCTGAAGCAGATACTAAAGAGGTGTTCAAGCTTAGGTAGAAAGCaaggagtaggaggaggagacgaTAAGCTCCCCCAAGACGTACCCAAAGGCCACTTTGCGGTGTACGTGGGGGAGCACCGGAGCAGGTTCATCGTCCCCATCTCGTACCTCTCCCACCCCGAGTTCCAAACCCTGCTTCGGCGCGCCGAAGAGGAGTTCGGGTTCGACCACGACATGGGTCTTACGATCCCCTGCGAGGAAGTCGTTTTCCGCGAACTCATCGCCTCCGCAGTGATGTAG